A window of Pseudocalidococcus azoricus BACA0444 contains these coding sequences:
- a CDS encoding DMT family transporter yields MSRQRPQGIVLGLVLGLAVMAVSTAAILVRWATLWAASLGIESSYTKGIGFSFFLAAGRLGIAALLLLPQFIKTTAPVLASLWQRSPGSNIPKPNSPPPLAISAYGWGLMAGFCLAAHFGLWFSSLNYTSIVASTTLVTTTPIWTALIQYLWQGKRLTWGTMCGITVACGGGLLIGLGEKAGDLAPQPLLGNGLALLAAWAVSFYFISGEQAQAQGLSIRHYTAIANTSAALILLPLPPLLGVSYGGWPGEIYGVLLLLALIPQLIGHTSLNWAIRWLAPTWVTLAVLAEPIAASALAFWVFGERPGLVLVFGGALILFGVGFAVIRR; encoded by the coding sequence GTGAGCCGCCAACGTCCGCAGGGGATTGTCCTAGGCCTGGTCTTAGGCTTAGCGGTCATGGCCGTTTCCACAGCGGCAATTTTAGTCCGTTGGGCCACCCTCTGGGCCGCATCCCTAGGGATTGAGTCCAGTTACACCAAGGGGATTGGCTTTAGTTTCTTTCTTGCAGCCGGCCGTCTGGGAATTGCTGCTTTATTATTATTGCCCCAATTTATTAAAACTACCGCCCCAGTGCTGGCCTCCCTCTGGCAACGCTCCCCCGGCTCCAACATCCCTAAACCCAACTCTCCGCCACCTCTGGCCATCTCTGCCTATGGTTGGGGACTGATGGCTGGATTTTGCTTGGCCGCCCATTTTGGCCTTTGGTTTAGCTCCCTCAATTACACATCCATCGTTGCTTCGACAACCTTAGTGACCACAACCCCGATTTGGACGGCTTTGATTCAGTACCTTTGGCAAGGAAAAAGGCTGACTTGGGGGACGATGTGCGGCATTACGGTGGCCTGTGGAGGTGGGTTGCTAATTGGCCTGGGGGAAAAAGCCGGAGACCTCGCGCCGCAGCCTCTATTGGGAAATGGCCTGGCTTTATTGGCGGCCTGGGCAGTCAGTTTCTACTTTATCAGTGGGGAGCAGGCTCAGGCCCAAGGGTTAAGCATTCGCCACTATACCGCCATTGCCAATACCAGTGCCGCCCTAATTCTTCTGCCGCTACCACCGCTTTTAGGGGTTTCCTATGGTGGTTGGCCGGGGGAAATTTATGGAGTGCTGCTGCTGTTAGCCTTAATTCCGCAACTGATTGGTCATACGAGCTTGAACTGGGCAATTCGCTGGCTGGCCCCAACTTGGGTGACCTTAGCGGTTTTAGCAGAGCCAATTGCCGCCAGTGCCCTCGCCTTTTGGGTCTTTGGGGAACGCCCAGGCCTGGTTTTGGTCTTTGGAGGAGCCTTAATCTTATTTGGAGTCGGGTTTGCGGTGATCAGGCGTTAA
- the aroQ gene encoding type II 3-dehydroquinate dehydratase produces MITIAVIHGPNLNLLGTREPGVYGSVTLEQINNALEQLAESLGVRVVCQQSNHEGVLVDWLHQAGANSAGVIINAGAYTHTSVAIRDAIAAIQIPVVEVHLSNIHKREEFRHHSYLAPVVIGQICGFGPTSYLLGLRGIIQHLQPPN; encoded by the coding sequence TTGATCACCATTGCTGTCATCCACGGGCCCAACTTAAACCTTCTCGGAACGCGAGAGCCTGGGGTTTATGGTTCAGTAACCTTAGAGCAAATTAACAATGCCCTAGAGCAACTGGCTGAGTCCTTGGGGGTGAGAGTCGTTTGCCAGCAGTCGAACCATGAAGGAGTCCTTGTTGATTGGCTCCACCAGGCCGGGGCTAACTCTGCTGGAGTCATAATCAATGCCGGAGCCTACACCCATACCAGTGTGGCGATTCGAGATGCTATTGCCGCCATCCAGATTCCCGTAGTTGAAGTTCATCTCAGCAATATCCACAAACGAGAAGAATTTAGACACCATTCCTATTTAGCTCCAGTGGTCATAGGACAGATTTGTGGCTTTGGGCCCACCAGTTACCTCCTCGGCCTGCGGGGGATTATCCAGCATCTTCAGCCCCCCAACTAA
- a CDS encoding carbon dioxide-concentrating mechanism protein CcmK, with protein sequence MPIAVGMVEVLGTPPALAVADVMVKAARVTLVGYERLSGARLTIIVRGDVAEVQASVAAGELAAKKVPAESPKEETLFCSSVVIPRPDDNVEAIFPTMQFQFGPDWERFLV encoded by the coding sequence GTGCCGATAGCCGTTGGAATGGTAGAAGTATTGGGAACTCCCCCGGCCTTGGCTGTGGCGGATGTGATGGTTAAAGCAGCGCGTGTGACATTGGTGGGTTATGAACGTCTCAGTGGGGCCCGGCTGACGATTATTGTCCGGGGCGATGTGGCTGAAGTCCAGGCCTCGGTTGCAGCGGGAGAACTAGCGGCCAAAAAAGTTCCAGCCGAAAGCCCGAAAGAAGAAACCCTATTTTGCTCTTCCGTGGTAATTCCCCGTCCCGATGATAATGTCGAGGCCATCTTCCCCACCATGCAGTTTCAATTTGGGCCCGATTGGGAGCGATTTTTAGTCTAG